A DNA window from Bradyrhizobium barranii subsp. barranii contains the following coding sequences:
- a CDS encoding YggT family protein — translation MRAVLDIVIIVLDLYVWLLIASAILSWLIAFNVVNTRNQFVSAVAEFLYRITEPVLAPIRNFLPSLGGLDISPIILILLIMFIERVILYYIYPNVI, via the coding sequence ATGCGTGCCGTTCTCGACATCGTCATCATCGTGCTCGACCTCTACGTCTGGCTGCTGATCGCCTCCGCGATCCTGTCCTGGCTGATCGCTTTCAACGTCGTGAACACCCGCAACCAGTTCGTTTCGGCGGTGGCGGAGTTCCTGTACCGGATCACCGAGCCGGTGCTGGCGCCGATTCGCAATTTCCTGCCCAGTCTCGGCGGCCTCGATATCTCGCCGATCATCCTGATCCTGCTCATCATGTTCATCGAGCGGGTGATCCTGTATTACATCTACCCGAACGTGATCTAA
- a CDS encoding DUF167 domain-containing protein: MVAKEAFKEPWRYSAAGISIALRVTPRGGRDDIDGIEQLADGRSVLKVRVRAIADGGEANKAVLVLLAKSLGVPKASVKLLSGATSRLKQIAVDGDPARLGEALRKLAQARSADAKPTDQGN; the protein is encoded by the coding sequence TTGGTTGCGAAAGAGGCCTTCAAGGAACCCTGGCGCTATTCGGCCGCAGGAATCAGCATCGCGCTGCGGGTGACGCCGCGCGGCGGCCGCGACGACATCGACGGGATCGAGCAATTGGCCGACGGCCGCAGCGTGCTCAAGGTGCGGGTGCGCGCGATCGCCGATGGCGGCGAGGCCAACAAGGCCGTTCTGGTGCTATTGGCGAAATCGCTCGGCGTCCCCAAGGCCAGTGTAAAGCTGCTATCCGGTGCCACCTCGCGGCTGAAGCAGATCGCGGTCGACGGCGATCCGGCGCGGCTCGGCGAAGCCCTGCGCAAGCTCGCCCAAGCCAGATCGGCAGACGCCAAACCGACAGACCAAGGGAACTGA
- the folD gene encoding bifunctional methylenetetrahydrofolate dehydrogenase/methenyltetrahydrofolate cyclohydrolase FolD, giving the protein MTAKIIDGKVIAAELRARVADEVARVKREHNLVPGLAVVLVGNDPASEVYVRSKHTQTQAAGMASFEHRLPADVSQADLLAVVAKLNRDPAVHGILVQLPLPKGLNTEAVINAIDPRKDVDGLHPNNAGRLAGGFEALSPCTPLGSIILTKSVHGSLEGMNAIVIGRSNLVGRPLVQLLLNENATVTIAHSRSRDLPGLVKRADLVYAAVGKPEMVRGDWLKPGATVIDIGINRIPKDDGKTRLVGDVAYQEALAAAGAITPVPGGVGQMTVACLLVNTLRAACAIAGLPKAAV; this is encoded by the coding sequence ATGACGGCCAAGATCATCGATGGAAAAGTCATCGCTGCGGAACTCCGCGCGCGCGTCGCTGACGAGGTTGCCCGCGTCAAGCGCGAGCACAATCTGGTGCCGGGCCTCGCGGTGGTTCTGGTCGGCAACGACCCCGCCAGCGAGGTCTATGTCCGCTCCAAGCACACCCAGACCCAGGCGGCCGGCATGGCCTCGTTCGAGCACAGGCTGCCGGCCGACGTGTCGCAGGCCGATCTGCTGGCCGTCGTCGCAAAACTCAACCGCGATCCGGCCGTGCACGGCATTCTGGTGCAGCTGCCGCTGCCGAAGGGCCTGAATACCGAGGCCGTCATCAACGCCATCGATCCCCGCAAGGATGTCGACGGCCTGCATCCGAACAATGCCGGCCGGCTCGCGGGCGGCTTTGAAGCGCTGTCGCCCTGCACGCCGCTCGGCTCGATCATCCTGACCAAGAGCGTCCACGGCTCGCTCGAAGGCATGAATGCCATCGTGATCGGCCGCTCCAATCTGGTCGGCCGTCCGCTGGTGCAATTGCTGCTCAACGAGAATGCCACGGTGACCATCGCGCATTCGCGCTCGCGCGATCTGCCCGGGCTCGTGAAGCGCGCCGACCTGGTCTATGCCGCGGTCGGCAAGCCAGAAATGGTGCGCGGCGACTGGCTGAAGCCGGGCGCGACCGTGATCGACATCGGCATCAACCGCATCCCCAAGGACGACGGCAAGACGCGTCTCGTCGGCGATGTCGCCTATCAGGAAGCACTCGCCGCTGCGGGCGCGATCACGCCGGTGCCGGGTGGCGTTGGCCAGATGACGGTCGCCTGCCTGCTGGTGAATACGCTGCGCGCGGCTTGCGCGATCGCCGGGCTGCCGAAGGCGGCGGTGTAG
- the ppa gene encoding inorganic diphosphatase has product MRIDAVSIGKNVPHDVNVIIEVPVGGEPIKYEMDKEAGTLVVDRFLYTPMRYPGNYGFIPHTLSDDGDPCDVLIINTRAIIPGAVMSVRPVGVLFMEDEAGGDEKILAVPSSKLTQRYDKVKSYSDLPDITLQQIQHFFEHYKDLEKGKWVKILRWGGPEDAQKLILEGIEREKKKKA; this is encoded by the coding sequence ATGCGTATCGATGCGGTCTCGATCGGAAAAAACGTACCCCACGACGTCAACGTCATCATCGAAGTCCCCGTGGGCGGCGAGCCGATCAAATACGAGATGGACAAGGAAGCCGGCACGCTCGTTGTCGACCGCTTCCTCTACACGCCGATGCGTTACCCCGGTAACTACGGCTTCATCCCGCACACGCTGTCCGATGACGGCGATCCCTGCGACGTGCTGATCATCAACACCCGCGCCATCATCCCCGGCGCCGTCATGAGCGTGCGCCCGGTCGGCGTGCTGTTCATGGAAGACGAAGCCGGCGGCGACGAGAAGATTCTCGCTGTGCCGTCGTCGAAGCTGACGCAGCGCTACGACAAGGTGAAGTCGTACTCCGACCTGCCCGACATCACGCTGCAGCAGATCCAGCACTTCTTCGAGCACTACAAGGATCTCGAGAAGGGCAAGTGGGTGAAGATTCTGCGCTGGGGCGGCCCGGAAGACGCGCAGAAGCTGATCCTCGAAGGCATCGAGCGCGAGAAGAAAAAGAAGGCGTAA
- a CDS encoding GNAT family N-acetyltransferase yields the protein MSTTLIEVRPAKAADATAVASTHDEAWRSAYQGIIPGGELEKLINRRGPQWWDSAIRKGSRVSVLVFGDKIAGYANYGRNRARSLHFDGEIYELYLRPEFQGLGFGRRLFTAARRDLMQSGLKSMVVWALSDNDPATEFYRALGGRMVARSSERFGPKSLDKVAFAWTN from the coding sequence ATGAGCACAACCCTGATCGAGGTCCGGCCGGCCAAAGCTGCAGATGCAACTGCGGTGGCGTCCACCCATGACGAAGCCTGGCGCTCCGCCTATCAGGGCATCATTCCCGGCGGCGAGCTGGAAAAGCTGATCAACCGCCGCGGTCCGCAGTGGTGGGACAGTGCGATTCGCAAAGGCAGCCGCGTCAGCGTGCTCGTGTTCGGCGACAAGATCGCCGGCTATGCCAATTACGGCCGCAACCGCGCCCGCAGCCTGCACTTCGACGGCGAGATCTACGAGCTCTATCTGCGTCCAGAATTCCAGGGCCTCGGCTTCGGCCGCCGCCTGTTCACCGCAGCCCGCCGCGACCTGATGCAGAGCGGCCTGAAGAGCATGGTCGTGTGGGCGCTCTCGGACAACGATCCGGCCACCGAGTTCTACCGCGCCTTGGGCGGCCGCATGGTGGCGCGCTCCTCCGAGCGTTTCGGGCCGAAGTCGCTCGACAAGGTCGCCTTCGCTTGGACCAATTGA
- a CDS encoding alpha/beta hydrolase family protein encodes MRLFNIFALLPLLPLLMASPLCAQVTFGSSAEEGEPFRRQQWRVPSPDTDIAAHALLFRPVGAGPFRLAVIAHASTQNVLRRAQMPQPEYRALVAFLVARGFAVLVPERLGHGATGGRYVEDQGGCDEADYARSGRATAAEISLALDFLRKQDFVRQDSAVVLGHSAGGWGTLALANADPNAISAIIAFAPGRGGHANDEPNQICAPQTLLAAAVEFGKAARIPVTWLVATNDSYFAPAFSRQLADAFRGGGGKVDFRTLPAVGSEGHWMIESEAGVKAASRELGLALNQAKPAVAKKP; translated from the coding sequence ATGCGCCTCTTCAACATCTTCGCCCTCCTGCCTCTGCTGCCCTTGCTGATGGCGTCGCCTCTGTGCGCACAGGTCACGTTTGGGTCATCGGCTGAGGAGGGCGAGCCGTTTCGCCGGCAACAATGGCGCGTGCCATCGCCGGATACCGACATTGCCGCGCATGCGCTGCTGTTTCGCCCCGTCGGCGCCGGTCCGTTCCGGCTTGCGGTGATCGCGCATGCCTCGACGCAGAATGTGCTGCGTCGGGCGCAAATGCCGCAGCCTGAATACCGCGCGCTGGTCGCGTTTCTCGTCGCGCGCGGCTTCGCCGTGCTGGTGCCGGAGCGGCTCGGCCATGGTGCGACCGGCGGCCGCTATGTCGAGGACCAGGGCGGCTGCGACGAGGCGGATTACGCGCGTTCGGGTCGCGCGACGGCCGCCGAAATTTCGCTCGCGCTGGATTTTTTGCGAAAGCAGGATTTCGTTCGTCAAGACTCGGCCGTCGTGCTCGGCCATTCCGCCGGCGGTTGGGGGACGTTGGCGCTCGCGAATGCCGATCCGAACGCGATCTCCGCGATCATCGCGTTTGCGCCGGGTCGCGGCGGCCACGCCAATGATGAACCGAACCAGATCTGCGCGCCGCAGACGCTTCTCGCCGCGGCGGTCGAGTTCGGCAAAGCGGCGCGCATTCCCGTCACATGGCTCGTGGCGACCAATGACAGCTATTTCGCGCCGGCGTTCTCGCGGCAGTTGGCGGATGCGTTTCGCGGCGGAGGCGGCAAGGTGGACTTCCGCACCTTGCCGGCCGTCGGCAGCGAAGGGCATTGGATGATCGAGAGCGAAGCCGGCGTCAAAGCCGCCAGCCGCGAGCTCGGGCTTGCACTGAACCAAGCCAAACCGGCGGTGGCCAAGAAGCCATGA
- a CDS encoding DUF2269 family protein: MTLYLLVKYLHVLGAIVILGTGTGIAFFMLMAHRTNDAEFIARTASVVVIADAIFTLSAVILQPVTGGLLMMLSAMPITERWLLASLGLYVFAGLFWVPVVFMQIEMRDLARKAAEQRGALPERYFVLYRRWFAFGFPGFGATMLILWLMIAKPF; encoded by the coding sequence ATGACGCTGTATCTCCTGGTCAAATACCTCCATGTGCTGGGCGCGATCGTCATTCTCGGCACCGGCACCGGCATCGCTTTCTTCATGCTGATGGCGCATCGCACGAACGACGCCGAATTCATAGCGCGCACCGCTTCGGTGGTGGTGATTGCGGACGCGATCTTCACGCTGTCGGCCGTGATCCTCCAGCCGGTGACGGGCGGCCTGCTGATGATGCTTTCGGCCATGCCGATTACGGAACGCTGGCTGCTGGCCTCGCTTGGGCTCTACGTCTTTGCGGGCCTGTTCTGGGTCCCCGTCGTCTTCATGCAGATCGAGATGCGAGATCTCGCGCGCAAGGCGGCCGAGCAGCGCGGCGCTCTGCCTGAACGCTACTTCGTGCTCTACCGCCGCTGGTTCGCGTTCGGTTTCCCCGGCTTCGGAGCGACGATGTTGATCCTGTGGCTGATGATCGCGAAACCGTTTTGA
- a CDS encoding SDR family oxidoreductase: protein MTQQTVLVLGASGLIGRFVTDDLRVRGFRVVGVARSLSPAQKMSALDIEQPILSLDASALMRLFREHAVDVVVNCLGVLQDGPGSDTGAVHRDFVARLLQAIADSDRVIRLVHISIPGTAEADRTAFATTKRAAERLIAAAGIPHAVLRPGFVVAPSAYGGRAMLRALAAFPLDLPGEEMSTPSQSVAVEDISATIAWLAARDIDDASVKAVTWDLMQAEALTMASVIKQFRYAFGTAGWPRLAMPSFMLDLGAKIGDLANYLGWMPPMRSTAIAELRRGVTGDPSTWIAATGIAPKTLADAIGRHPATIQDKWFARLFLIKALIFASLVAFWLVSGFIALFVSYRAAAGILTAHNFSPALVDPITIGTSLMDMSIGALIAFRRTAAIGLVAGIVASLGYMVGAAILTPDLWIEPLGALVKTGPAIVLMLVALLMLDNR, encoded by the coding sequence ATGACCCAGCAAACTGTTTTGGTGCTCGGCGCCTCCGGCCTGATCGGGCGCTTCGTCACCGACGATCTGCGCGTGCGGGGATTTCGCGTGGTCGGCGTCGCACGCAGCCTGTCGCCCGCGCAGAAGATGAGCGCACTGGACATCGAGCAGCCGATCCTGTCGCTCGACGCATCCGCGCTGATGCGCCTCTTCCGCGAGCACGCCGTCGACGTCGTCGTGAACTGTCTCGGTGTGCTCCAGGATGGTCCCGGCAGCGACACCGGCGCGGTGCATCGCGATTTCGTCGCGCGCCTGCTTCAGGCGATCGCCGACAGCGACCGCGTGATCCGGCTGGTGCACATCTCGATCCCCGGGACCGCGGAGGCGGATCGCACCGCCTTCGCGACGACCAAGCGCGCGGCCGAACGCCTGATTGCAGCCGCCGGCATTCCCCACGCTGTCCTGCGGCCCGGATTCGTCGTCGCACCCTCAGCCTATGGCGGCCGCGCCATGCTGCGCGCGCTCGCCGCCTTTCCGCTCGACCTGCCCGGGGAGGAGATGTCGACGCCATCCCAGTCCGTCGCAGTCGAGGACATTTCGGCCACCATCGCCTGGCTCGCCGCGCGCGATATCGACGACGCCTCGGTCAAAGCCGTGACGTGGGACCTGATGCAGGCCGAGGCACTCACCATGGCCAGCGTCATCAAACAGTTCCGCTACGCCTTCGGGACGGCCGGCTGGCCGCGCCTCGCGATGCCGTCCTTCATGCTCGATCTCGGCGCGAAAATCGGCGATCTCGCCAATTATCTCGGCTGGATGCCGCCGATGCGTTCCACCGCCATCGCCGAGCTGCGCCGCGGCGTGACCGGCGATCCCTCCACGTGGATCGCCGCCACGGGCATCGCGCCGAAGACGTTGGCTGATGCGATCGGGCGCCATCCCGCCACCATCCAGGACAAATGGTTCGCGCGGCTGTTCCTGATCAAGGCGCTGATCTTCGCCAGCCTGGTCGCGTTCTGGCTCGTCTCCGGCTTCATCGCGCTGTTCGTCTCCTATCGCGCCGCCGCCGGCATCCTGACCGCGCACAATTTTTCGCCCGCACTGGTCGATCCCATCACCATCGGGACCAGCCTGATGGACATGAGCATCGGCGCGCTGATCGCCTTCCGCCGCACCGCGGCGATCGGTTTGGTCGCAGGCATCGTCGCCTCGCTCGGCTATATGGTCGGTGCGGCGATCCTCACGCCGGACCTCTGGATCGAGCCGCTCGGCGCGCTGGTGAAGACAGGGCCGGCGATCGTGCTGATGCTGGTCGCGCTGCTGATGCTGGATAATCGATAG
- a CDS encoding thiol-disulfide oxidoreductase DCC family protein encodes MPKWPDDDVILFDGVCIFCSRWVRFVAKRDTAKRFRFTPIQSEYGAKLARTFGIDPDDPDTNAVVHGGVVFMKSDAALTVLSHLPGWSWVRALFAVPKLLRDPVYSLVARNRYRIFGKYDACFVPDADLRARVIE; translated from the coding sequence ATGCCCAAATGGCCCGACGACGACGTGATCCTGTTCGACGGCGTCTGCATCTTCTGCTCGCGCTGGGTCCGCTTTGTTGCCAAGCGCGATACGGCGAAGCGCTTTCGCTTCACGCCGATCCAGTCGGAGTACGGCGCAAAGCTCGCGCGGACCTTTGGCATCGATCCTGACGATCCCGACACCAATGCCGTGGTTCACGGCGGAGTGGTCTTTATGAAGTCCGACGCTGCGCTGACCGTGCTGTCGCATCTGCCGGGATGGAGTTGGGTGCGCGCGTTGTTTGCCGTGCCAAAACTGCTGCGGGACCCCGTGTACAGCCTCGTCGCGCGCAACCGCTATCGCATCTTCGGGAAGTATGACGCCTGCTTCGTGCCGGATGCGGATTTGCGGGCGCGGGTGATTGAGTGA
- a CDS encoding flavin monoamine oxidase family protein: MTSLPSSVNVAIIGAGAAGLGAAHALADSGLSVIVLEARDRIGGRAWTVQASPEVTFDVGCGWLHSADKNSFVGIAKQLGLELNKDLPPWRERAFGNAFPQAERDDFMRAMDAFYERLWHAAQKGKDEPASLSLDPGNRWNPMIDAVSTYINGCELKDMSTLDWDAYEDSDLNWRVRRGYGALIVAYGAPYPVALGCNVTLIDHSGQRIRLETSQGTLTADKVIVTVPTNLIADEAIRFSPPLPAKVDAAAGLPLGVDDKVTLALDDAEAFPKEGNLRGATMRTEIGTYHIRPFGQPCIEGFFGGSFARELEDAGDGAIAAHSIDEIAGFLGNDIRRKLKPLYESRWAHAPFARGSYSHALPGHAGDRAVLAAPVDGRLFFAGEATSPSFFTTAHGARDSGERAAKEVLAASGKP, encoded by the coding sequence ATGACCTCCCTGCCCTCCTCCGTCAACGTCGCGATCATCGGCGCCGGCGCAGCCGGCCTCGGCGCGGCGCATGCGCTGGCTGACTCCGGCCTCTCCGTGATCGTGCTGGAGGCGCGTGACCGGATTGGCGGACGCGCCTGGACCGTGCAGGCCTCGCCTGAGGTGACCTTCGACGTCGGCTGCGGCTGGCTGCACTCCGCCGACAAGAATTCCTTCGTCGGAATCGCCAAGCAGCTCGGCCTCGAGCTCAACAAGGACCTGCCGCCCTGGCGCGAGCGCGCCTTCGGCAACGCGTTTCCGCAGGCCGAGCGCGACGATTTCATGCGCGCGATGGACGCGTTCTACGAACGCCTGTGGCACGCCGCGCAAAAGGGCAAGGACGAGCCCGCGAGCCTGAGCCTCGATCCCGGCAATCGCTGGAATCCCATGATCGACGCCGTCTCGACCTACATCAACGGCTGCGAACTGAAGGACATGTCGACGCTGGACTGGGACGCCTACGAGGACAGCGACCTCAACTGGCGCGTCCGCCGTGGCTATGGCGCACTGATCGTGGCCTATGGCGCCCCCTACCCGGTGGCCTTGGGCTGCAATGTCACGCTGATCGATCATTCCGGCCAGCGCATCCGCCTCGAGACATCGCAGGGCACGCTGACCGCCGACAAGGTGATCGTCACCGTTCCGACCAATCTCATCGCCGATGAGGCGATCCGCTTCTCACCGCCGCTGCCCGCCAAGGTCGATGCGGCAGCCGGCCTGCCGCTCGGCGTCGACGACAAGGTGACGCTGGCGCTCGACGATGCAGAAGCCTTTCCGAAAGAGGGTAATCTGCGCGGCGCCACCATGCGCACCGAGATAGGCACCTACCACATCCGCCCGTTCGGCCAGCCCTGCATCGAGGGCTTTTTCGGCGGCAGCTTCGCCCGCGAGCTGGAAGACGCCGGCGACGGCGCCATCGCCGCGCACAGCATCGACGAGATCGCAGGCTTTCTCGGCAACGACATCAGGCGAAAGCTCAAGCCGCTCTACGAGTCGCGCTGGGCCCACGCCCCCTTCGCGAGAGGATCGTATTCACACGCCCTGCCGGGGCACGCTGGTGACCGGGCCGTGCTGGCTGCGCCAGTGGATGGGCGGCTGTTCTTCGCGGGGGAAGCGACGTCGCCAAGCTTCTTCACGACGGCGCACGGGGCCAGGGACAGCGGAGAGCGCGCGGCGAAGGAAGTGCTGGCGGCTTCAGGCAAGCCGTAA
- the typA gene encoding translational GTPase TypA, producing the protein MNLRNVAIIAHVDHGKTTLVDKLLQQSGTFRENQKVTDRAMDSNDLERERGITILAKAASVQWKDTRVNIVDTPGHADFGGEVERILNMVDGALVLVDAAEGPLPQTKFVVSKALKVGLKPIVVINKVDRPDARPTEVINEVFDLFAALDASEEQLDFPILYGSAKQGWMAESPEGPQDKGMEPLFDLILRHVAPPTVEEGPFRMIGTILEANPYLGRIITGRISSGVLKPNQQVKVLHADGKLVESGRITKILAFRGLERTPLDEAEAGDIVAIAGLTKGTVADTFCDPTVEVPLPAQPIDPPTVSMSFIVNNSPLAGTEGDKVTSRMIRDRLLREAEGNVALRVVEATDKDAMEVSGRGELQLAILIETMRREGFELSVSRPRVVYQKDEATGATMEPIEEVVIDVDEEHSGVVVQKMSERKSELVEMKPSGGNRLRLVFYAPTRGLIGYQGELLTDTRGTAIMNRLFHGYAPYKGEIQGRRNGVLISNDQGEAVAYAMFKLEDRGPMMIEPGWKVYKGMIVGEHTRDNDLEINVLKGKQLTNIRTTSKDEAVRLTPPIRMTLEKALAYIEDDELVEVTPKSIRLRKKHLDPNERKRAEKSKEAVA; encoded by the coding sequence ATGAACCTCCGTAACGTCGCCATCATCGCCCACGTCGACCACGGCAAGACGACCCTGGTCGACAAACTCCTCCAGCAATCCGGTACGTTCCGCGAGAACCAGAAGGTGACGGATCGCGCCATGGACTCCAACGATCTGGAGCGTGAGCGCGGCATCACCATCCTGGCCAAGGCGGCCTCGGTGCAGTGGAAGGACACCCGCGTCAACATCGTCGACACCCCCGGCCACGCCGATTTCGGTGGTGAGGTCGAGCGCATCCTGAACATGGTGGACGGCGCCCTGGTGCTGGTCGACGCCGCCGAAGGCCCGCTGCCGCAGACGAAGTTCGTGGTCTCCAAGGCGCTCAAGGTCGGCCTGAAGCCGATCGTCGTCATCAACAAGGTCGACCGGCCCGATGCGCGCCCGACCGAAGTCATCAACGAGGTGTTCGACCTGTTCGCGGCGCTCGACGCCAGCGAGGAGCAGCTCGACTTCCCGATCCTCTATGGGTCGGCGAAGCAGGGCTGGATGGCTGAAAGCCCCGAGGGTCCGCAGGACAAGGGCATGGAGCCGCTGTTCGACCTGATCCTGCGCCACGTCGCACCGCCGACGGTCGAGGAAGGCCCGTTCAGGATGATCGGTACCATCCTGGAGGCCAACCCCTATCTCGGCCGCATCATCACCGGCCGCATCTCGTCCGGCGTTCTCAAGCCGAACCAGCAAGTCAAGGTGCTGCATGCCGACGGCAAGCTGGTCGAGTCCGGGCGCATCACCAAGATCCTGGCATTCCGCGGTCTCGAGCGCACGCCGCTCGATGAAGCTGAAGCCGGCGACATCGTCGCCATTGCCGGCCTGACCAAGGGCACCGTCGCCGACACCTTCTGCGATCCGACCGTCGAGGTGCCGCTGCCGGCGCAGCCGATCGACCCGCCGACCGTGTCGATGTCGTTCATCGTCAACAACTCCCCGCTCGCCGGCACTGAAGGCGACAAGGTGACGAGCCGCATGATCCGCGACCGTCTGCTGCGCGAAGCCGAGGGTAACGTCGCGTTGCGCGTCGTCGAGGCCACCGACAAGGATGCGATGGAAGTGTCCGGCCGCGGCGAATTGCAGCTCGCGATCCTGATCGAGACCATGCGCCGCGAAGGCTTCGAGCTCTCGGTGTCGCGCCCGCGCGTCGTGTACCAGAAGGACGAAGCGACCGGCGCCACCATGGAGCCGATCGAGGAAGTCGTGATCGACGTCGACGAGGAGCATTCCGGCGTCGTCGTGCAGAAGATGAGCGAGCGCAAGTCCGAGCTGGTCGAGATGAAGCCGTCCGGCGGCAACCGCCTGCGCCTGGTGTTCTACGCGCCGACCCGCGGCCTGATCGGCTATCAGGGCGAACTGCTCACCGACACCCGCGGCACCGCGATCATGAACCGCCTGTTCCACGGCTACGCCCCGTACAAGGGCGAGATCCAGGGCCGCCGCAACGGTGTGCTGATCTCCAACGACCAGGGCGAAGCGGTGGCCTATGCCATGTTCAAGCTGGAAGACCGCGGCCCGATGATGATCGAGCCGGGCTGGAAGGTCTACAAGGGCATGATCGTCGGCGAGCACACCCGCGACAACGATCTCGAGATCAACGTGCTCAAGGGCAAGCAGCTCACCAACATCCGCACGACGTCCAAGGACGAAGCGGTGCGCCTGACCCCGCCGATCCGCATGACGCTGGAAAAGGCGCTCGCCTATATCGAGGACGACGAGCTCGTCGAGGTCACCCCGAAGTCGATCCGCCTGCGCAAGAAGCACCTCGACCCGAACGAGCGCAAGCGCGCGGAAAAGTCCAAGGAAGCGGTGGCGTAA
- a CDS encoding Crp/Fnr family transcriptional regulator, translating into MDARISKTTEVGSRPANNLLRRLSPADYALLAPHVTLDTAGPNELLYSPGDDVQVVHFPCGPSLATFLVPNEDGRDVETILVGREGAVGGIVSEGFLPAYTRICVKFGGPFARIHVAKLEAAKMRSASLRNIFARYADCMLAQMFQSTACNAIHSIEQRTAKWIIAAMERTGDESSVPLTHEQLATLLGVGRSYASRVLQSFKAEGVLDTRRGAILVRNLDGLRLRACLCNEAVKMHFEEVLRGVYPTEETSPGSVQG; encoded by the coding sequence ATGGACGCGCGTATCAGCAAGACAACCGAAGTCGGTAGCCGGCCGGCCAACAATCTGCTGCGGCGCTTGAGTCCGGCTGACTACGCGCTGCTGGCACCGCACGTCACCCTGGACACCGCCGGGCCCAACGAGCTGCTCTACAGTCCCGGCGACGATGTCCAGGTCGTGCACTTTCCCTGCGGACCGTCGCTCGCGACATTTCTCGTTCCCAATGAGGACGGCCGCGACGTCGAGACCATCCTGGTCGGACGCGAAGGCGCAGTGGGCGGCATCGTCAGCGAGGGATTTTTGCCGGCCTATACCCGCATCTGCGTGAAATTCGGCGGACCATTCGCGCGCATTCACGTCGCCAAGCTGGAAGCTGCCAAGATGCGCTCGGCCTCGCTGCGCAACATTTTCGCCCGCTATGCCGACTGCATGCTGGCGCAGATGTTCCAGTCCACCGCCTGCAACGCCATCCACTCCATCGAACAGCGTACGGCCAAGTGGATCATCGCGGCGATGGAGCGGACCGGCGACGAGAGCAGCGTGCCGCTGACGCATGAGCAGCTCGCGACGCTGCTCGGGGTCGGCCGCAGCTATGCGAGCCGCGTGCTCCAGTCGTTCAAGGCCGAGGGCGTGCTCGATACAAGACGCGGCGCGATCCTGGTCCGCAATCTCGACGGCTTGCGCCTGCGCGCCTGCCTGTGCAACGAAGCGGTGAAGATGCACTTCGAGGAGGTGCTGCGCGGGGTCTATCCGACCGAGGAGACCAGCCCCGGCTCGGTGCAGGGCTGA
- a CDS encoding response regulator produces MIPAPPDGSTGMPADVLIVEDYPIIAIDFEDRLLGFGVRSVRTVGSVAQALAAIAARAPDFALLDVELGREKSFAVADRLAAAQIPFVFVTGYGAEDRIAPEFKTRPRLQKPCSSEALEAALRSGGS; encoded by the coding sequence ATGATACCTGCTCCCCCGGACGGCTCGACCGGCATGCCCGCCGATGTTCTGATCGTTGAGGACTATCCGATCATTGCGATCGATTTCGAGGATCGCCTGCTCGGATTTGGCGTGAGGAGCGTGCGCACCGTGGGGTCGGTGGCGCAGGCGCTGGCGGCGATCGCAGCGCGAGCGCCGGATTTCGCGCTACTCGACGTCGAGCTCGGCCGCGAGAAAAGCTTTGCCGTCGCCGACCGGCTGGCGGCTGCGCAAATTCCCTTCGTCTTCGTGACGGGCTACGGCGCCGAGGATCGGATCGCTCCCGAATTCAAGACGCGGCCGCGGCTGCAAAAGCCGTGTTCGAGCGAAGCGCTGGAGGCCGCGCTGCGCTCGGGCGGCTCCTGA